The window TGAGGCAGCAACCGTCCAGACATTTATCTTAGATAAAGTCCCGTTTGTGCACGAGTTAGTTGCCCACCTCTTGTTTGCAACTCCGTTAACAATCGACCAAATGAGCTACCGGGCTGGGTCACCTGAAGCCATGTACAGGGCTGAACTATTGCTAGATAATTTGGTGATTATGGTGGCTAATGCAGTCATGCAGCCCCTGTTAAACCGGTTTGCTGGTGTGGATGTGATCAAGCGAGATTTTTATGATCGTCGCCTCGTTTCAACCCGTGAGCTGGCTAGGTTTAGAAATGATTTGTCTTGGAAGTATCGCCTTAATCAGTACGTCAGTGAACCCAGCGATATTTTTCAGAGCCAGTTTTCAATCTTAGTCTTTGGCGATCGCGGTATCAAGAAAACCACTATCTATGCTAACCGTGATCAAGAATTGGCCGTGTTGCAGGGTATCCCGGCGCTAGTTACCCTTGGTCTGGAATTGCGTGATGCTGTAGCACCTCGAATTAAAGCGGCAATTGCTTTTCTGGGCAGTGGCCTAGTCTATGTGCTCACAGATATTCTGGGACGAGGAATTGGATTAATTGGCCGAGGAATTATTAAAGGAATTGGTAATGCTGTGCAAGATCTCAGGCAACGTGAAAGGCCATCCTCCCATGAGTAAGTAGGCAATTTGTAAAAAGATTATGAGATCTATATATAAAACTTTGCAATTCCAGTCATAAATTGTTACCTTCTCAGTAGCAGCATTGGATTTGCAACTTCAAATTATCAAATTATGTTTAGGCGTGGTCTTCGTTCACTATCATCACCGTTACAGCAGAAATCGAGAGTATACGACCTTAAGGCTCGCTTAGATTGGGGGGAGCCTGCACTGACTATTATTGACGTGCGATCGCGAGAGCAATTTAATGCCCGGCATATTCCAGGTGCTGTGCTGATGCCTATGGCTGAGTTAGTGAAACGGGCAAAAGTCAGCCTCGAGTTTGAACGCGATATTTACGTCTACAGTGATACGGACGAAGAAACGGCAGAGGCTGCTGCTGCTCTGCGATCTGCTGGATATTACAATGTCTCGGAACTACGTGGTGGTGTTGCAGCCTGGAAAGCTGTCGGATTTCCGATCGAGTCGTCCTGTGCTGTAGGTAGTTGCTAGTGCTTACTAGCCACAGTGCTGTTGAGCCACTGGCTATAGTCGTTTCGATTTAGATTGCAACAATTGTCCTTACTCCAATCCCTCTCTCTGCTTCCCTTAGCTCCCTGCAAGTAGGGGGTTGGAAGCAGAACCTAAATGTCTCTTCCTAATCTGGAATGACTACAGTCAGCGATAGAAACCTTAGTCTTTATACAAGTCTTTACACGGTCATCTGTAGCGATAGTTTGGGGACTTAGCATTACCGGTCGCTCGTTACTCAGTGCTAGGTCAGTGCTCGAAGACATCCTTGTATTGTAAGAGATCGAGGCTAGCGATCGTTGGCAAACAGTGGAAAC of the Cyanobacteriota bacterium genome contains:
- a CDS encoding DUF3685 domain-containing protein gives rise to the protein EAATVQTFILDKVPFVHELVAHLLFATPLTIDQMSYRAGSPEAMYRAELLLDNLVIMVANAVMQPLLNRFAGVDVIKRDFYDRRLVSTRELARFRNDLSWKYRLNQYVSEPSDIFQSQFSILVFGDRGIKKTTIYANRDQELAVLQGIPALVTLGLELRDAVAPRIKAAIAFLGSGLVYVLTDILGRGIGLIGRGIIKGIGNAVQDLRQRERPSSHE
- a CDS encoding rhodanese-like domain-containing protein, which translates into the protein MFRRGLRSLSSPLQQKSRVYDLKARLDWGEPALTIIDVRSREQFNARHIPGAVLMPMAELVKRAKVSLEFERDIYVYSDTDEETAEAAAALRSAGYYNVSELRGGVAAWKAVGFPIESSCAVGSC